A genome region from Vulpes lagopus strain Blue_001 chromosome 7, ASM1834538v1, whole genome shotgun sequence includes the following:
- the CREB3 gene encoding cyclic AMP-responsive element-binding protein 3 isoform X1, with product MELALDLGDQDLLDFLLEESGDLGAGPPLSEALSEWEAEDFLSSMLSPPASLNVLSSSDSCLVHHDHTYSLSQQHVSIDLDGGNYGKEEAQTTPLQVEEPAEQEIARLILTDEEKRLLEKEGLTLHGTLPLTKMEEQVLTRVRRKIRNKKSAQESRRKKKVYLGGLENRVLKYTAQNLELQNKVQLLEEQNLSLLDQLRRLQAMLIQISNKTSSSSTCVLVLLFSFCLLIVPAMYSSDTRGSLPAEHGVLSRQLRALPSEDPHQLELPALQSEVPKDSSDQELQAPGNSCCPLYHLPQAPGAESPLKLPLPVPSSKSPCSCPLLPLHANFTRDGGWLPTHSPTSVILQGRYSG from the exons ATGGAGCTGGCGTTGGACTTGGGTGACCAGGATCTGCTGGACTTCCTGCTAGAGGAAAGCGGCGATTTGGGGGCCGGGCCGCCGCTTTccgag GCGTTGAGTGAATGGGAGGCAGAGGATTTCCTGAGTTCCATGCTGAGTCCCCCAGCATCGTTGAACGTCCTTAGCTCCTCTGATTCCTGTCTCGTGCACCATGATCACACCTACTCTCTCTCACAACAGCATGTTTCCATAGATCTAG ATGGTGGGAACTATGGAAAAGAAGAGGCCCAGACGACCCCACTGCAAGTGGAGGAGCCCGCAGAGCAG GAGATTGCTAGGCTGATACTGACAGATGAAGAGAAGAGGCTGTTGGAGAAGGAGGGGCTTACTCTGCATGGGACGCTTCCTCTTACTAAG ATGGAGGAACAAGTTCTGACACGAGTGCGGAGGAAGATCCGAAACAAAAAATCTGCCCAGGAGAGCCGCAGGAAGAAGAAGGTGTATTTGGGAGGTTTAGAGAACAG GGTCTTGAAATATACAGCCCAGAACCTGGAGCTACAGAACAAAGTACAGCTCCTGGAAGAACAGAATTT GTCCCTTCTGGACCAGCTGAGGAGACTCCAGGCCATGTTGATTCAGATATCAAACAAAacgagcagcagcagcacctgtgTCTTG gtCCTACTGTTCTCCTTCTGTCTGCTCATTGTACCTGCTATGTACTCCTCTGACACAAGGGGGAGCCTGCCAGCTGAGCATGGAG TGTTGTCCCGCCAGCTTCGTGCCCTCCCCAGTGAAGACCCCCACCAGCTGGAGCTGCCTGCCCTGCAGTCAGAGGTACCAAAGGACAGCTCAGACCAGGAGCTCCAGGCCCCTGGCAACTCTTGCTGCCCGCTCTACcacctgcctcaggctcctggtGCTGAATCTCCCTTGAAATTGCCACTTCCTGTCCCTTCCTCAAAGTCCCCCTGTTCctgtcccctccttcccctgcatGCAAATTTCACAAGAGATGGGGGATGGCTCCCTACACACAGCCCCACATCTGTTATCTTACAGGGCAGATATTCAGGCTAG
- the CREB3 gene encoding cyclic AMP-responsive element-binding protein 3 isoform X2: protein MLSPPASLNVLSSSDSCLVHHDHTYSLSQQHVSIDLDGGNYGKEEAQTTPLQVEEPAEQEIARLILTDEEKRLLEKEGLTLHGTLPLTKMEEQVLTRVRRKIRNKKSAQESRRKKKVYLGGLENRVLKYTAQNLELQNKVQLLEEQNLSLLDQLRRLQAMLIQISNKTSSSSTCVLVLLFSFCLLIVPAMYSSDTRGSLPAEHGVLSRQLRALPSEDPHQLELPALQSEVPKDSSDQELQAPGNSCCPLYHLPQAPGAESPLKLPLPVPSSKSPCSCPLLPLHANFTRDGGWLPTHSPTSVILQGRYSG from the exons ATGCTGAGTCCCCCAGCATCGTTGAACGTCCTTAGCTCCTCTGATTCCTGTCTCGTGCACCATGATCACACCTACTCTCTCTCACAACAGCATGTTTCCATAGATCTAG ATGGTGGGAACTATGGAAAAGAAGAGGCCCAGACGACCCCACTGCAAGTGGAGGAGCCCGCAGAGCAG GAGATTGCTAGGCTGATACTGACAGATGAAGAGAAGAGGCTGTTGGAGAAGGAGGGGCTTACTCTGCATGGGACGCTTCCTCTTACTAAG ATGGAGGAACAAGTTCTGACACGAGTGCGGAGGAAGATCCGAAACAAAAAATCTGCCCAGGAGAGCCGCAGGAAGAAGAAGGTGTATTTGGGAGGTTTAGAGAACAG GGTCTTGAAATATACAGCCCAGAACCTGGAGCTACAGAACAAAGTACAGCTCCTGGAAGAACAGAATTT GTCCCTTCTGGACCAGCTGAGGAGACTCCAGGCCATGTTGATTCAGATATCAAACAAAacgagcagcagcagcacctgtgTCTTG gtCCTACTGTTCTCCTTCTGTCTGCTCATTGTACCTGCTATGTACTCCTCTGACACAAGGGGGAGCCTGCCAGCTGAGCATGGAG TGTTGTCCCGCCAGCTTCGTGCCCTCCCCAGTGAAGACCCCCACCAGCTGGAGCTGCCTGCCCTGCAGTCAGAGGTACCAAAGGACAGCTCAGACCAGGAGCTCCAGGCCCCTGGCAACTCTTGCTGCCCGCTCTACcacctgcctcaggctcctggtGCTGAATCTCCCTTGAAATTGCCACTTCCTGTCCCTTCCTCAAAGTCCCCCTGTTCctgtcccctccttcccctgcatGCAAATTTCACAAGAGATGGGGGATGGCTCCCTACACACAGCCCCACATCTGTTATCTTACAGGGCAGATATTCAGGCTAG